The sequence CAACGGTTGATTCTCCAACTGCAGCTTGTACTGCTCTAAATCCTTTTCAAGCTGCTTGATTTGGGTATCTCGCTGTTTAATGGTTTGACGGTTAGCGACTAGGCCTTGCAGTCGTGACCAAACACTAAAGACCCAGGCCATCATCGCCCCAGCTCCCATGGCCACCAGCAGCTCAATCGCCAGGGGAGCCCGAAACTCAATTCCCTGCATGACGTGAATGGCAACGATGTCCGTATTTTGAATACTAAACAACATCAAGCCCAAACCCAGCACAAAAATGAGTACGGAGTTAATCTGACGCATGGGCTTCTCCTTTAGGCAGCGGTGTGGCGTA is a genomic window of Candidatus Obscuribacterales bacterium containing:
- a CDS encoding LapA family protein, producing the protein MRQINSVLIFVLGLGLMLFSIQNTDIVAIHVMQGIEFRAPLAIELLVAMGAGAMMAWVFSVWSRLQGLVANRQTIKQRDTQIKQLEKDLEQYKLQLENQPLQLPASPPGADQEEDDTTDPAAQSA